TTGGAGTGTCTGTTTGAATCCCTTGCAGCGGACGAAAAATAATCGCATGGTGGGCAATGATTAGATTACAGCCGAGACGAATTGCCTCTTCGACGACTTCATCATTAACATCCAGTGCAACCAGCACATTGGTTATTTCTTTCTGTAAGGAACCTAGTTGCAGACCGACTTTGTCCCAATCTTCAGCTAAATGCTTTGGAGCCAGCTGCTCCATATATTGAATTACTGTTTGTCCTTTGGCAAGCATTGCAGCACCTCCGTTATCTCCTTGATCTGTTCTCGAATTAATTTCCGTTTATTCTCCGCAGATTCGAGTTCTGAACGTGACAATGATGTCAGGATGCCTTCCAATTTCTGAATCTCTCCCTGCCACTTGGCAAAAAACACTTCATTCGGTGCTTGGATCAGAAAAGGCCCCATCTGCAGCAAGGTATCCTGACCACGAACCATAGCAGAATTACCTAGCGTTACCTCACGATATACATTGGCATTCGTAATTCCAGCATTAGTATCCTCTGGAACAGCTGTTAATACTTCATATAACTTGCCGTCTTCTTCCAGAATACTTTCAGCGGTAAGAACCCATTCATTATTTAACAGCCAGCGGCGCAAAATATCCTCGCCCACATTCGGTTGAAGTACCAGTGTTGTAACATCCTTTAGCTTGCCTTGACTCTGACCACGGTCTAAAATCGAAGCAATTAAAGCCCCTCCCATGCCAGCGATCGTGATACAATTAACTTCACCAGGTTCCAGTACCTCAAGGCCATCTCCTCGACGCACCGAGATTACCTTCCCTAGTCCGGCCTCTGCAACGCCCTTACAAGCAGCATCAAAGGGACCCGGGTTTACCTCACCTGCTACTGCGAATACAGCCTTACCGCTTTCTACAGCAGCCACAGGAAGCAGAGCATGATCAGAGCCGATGTCTGCCAACCTGCTTCCTTGCGGAATTTGTTCCAGCAATTGCTGAAGTCGATCTGATAATTTCACATTGTTCATGTTGCCACCCACGTTATCCATTTTTTTCGAAACAAGAACAGCAGGGCCAAGCCTACCGCAATTTTTAAAATTAGCATAAACGAAATCCACTGTGGATAATCCTGCCTCAATAAAAGAGCATCGAGTTCCGGCATCATCCATAGTGATACTCCCACTGCAAAAAAAACACTGGCAACGCCTTTAACTTTGTGATGTAATAGCCAGCTCAGCCACACCATCATTACACAGAGTGGAAGCCATAAGAGCTCAAGCTCTAGCATCGAAGCCTCAGGGCGTTTTCCACCGAAGAATCCCGCATATAATAAGGCCCAAAAAGCATAACCGCAATACTGCAGCAAGCCTATACGGAGCACAAATCCCAGAATACACCATAACAAGCCGCAAGCCCCAATCAGAATCGGTCTCCAGAGCTGAGGATCAAGATCATGCAAAGCAATCAGCCATAGCCCAAAACCAAGCGATAACACACTGCCCAGCCCCGCCAGGATAAGACTAATAACATGATTTCGGGTCCTGTAAACCGCTGAGTATCCATAACAAATAATTAATACGGATAGTGCTGTTGCAAGTTGCAAAGGCCAGGGAAAAACGCTAAAATAAAGACTAATCAAGAAAATCAAGGAAATAATTCCAAAACCAAACAGCCAAATTTTGATGTTTCCCTGCTGTAGATTCTTCAGCGAAATCGGATTTCTATCCTTCGCCGCAGCTTCATCATCATACA
This genomic stretch from Paenibacillus sp. FSL H7-0737 harbors:
- a CDS encoding tRNA (adenine(22)-N(1))-methyltransferase, which translates into the protein MKLSDRLQQLLEQIPQGSRLADIGSDHALLPVAAVESGKAVFAVAGEVNPGPFDAACKGVAEAGLGKVISVRRGDGLEVLEPGEVNCITIAGMGGALIASILDRGQSQGKLKDVTTLVLQPNVGEDILRRWLLNNEWVLTAESILEEDGKLYEVLTAVPEDTNAGITNANVYREVTLGNSAMVRGQDTLLQMGPFLIQAPNEVFFAKWQGEIQKLEGILTSLSRSELESAENKRKLIREQIKEITEVLQCLPKDKQ